In Schistocerca serialis cubense isolate TAMUIC-IGC-003099 chromosome 8, iqSchSeri2.2, whole genome shotgun sequence, one genomic interval encodes:
- the LOC126416634 gene encoding uncharacterized protein LOC126416634 — MLQSVATRGVEFWRQDYQCQLQDFILECEERQEGAQPWQTLELQPPVVDSHPELPCETDQLPDVDSDGDDDMPEWVRERATEPEEERHFDLALLDNDDDGDFFEGVLESPNEVLMPWSQSEKAAVSP; from the exons ATGCTTCAGAGTGTAGCGACAAGAGGTGTAGAGTTCTGGAGACAGGattaccaa TGCCAACTCCAGGATTTTATTTTGGAGTGTGAGGAGAGACAGGAGGGGGCTCAACCATGGCAGACTCTTGAACTCCAGCCTCCTGTAGTGGATTCACATCCAGAATTGCcat gcGAGACAGACCAACTGCCAGATGTTGATTCTGATGGGGATGATGACATGCCTGAATGGGTCAGAGAAAGGGCTACTGAACCAGAGGAGGAAAGGCACTTTGATCTGGCCCTattagataatgatgatgatggtgacttcTTTGAGGGTGTGTTGGAGTCGCCCAATGAAGTGTTAATGCCTTGGAGTCAGAGtgaaaaag CAGCCGTGTCTCCGTAG